The following coding sequences are from one Pusillimonas sp. DMV24BSW_D window:
- the lpxC gene encoding UDP-3-O-acyl-N-acetylglucosamine deacetylase — protein sequence MLRQRTLKNAISTKGVGLHSGRRVEITLRPAEPNTGIVFHRVDLPEVVDFPAQAHFVGGTRMASVLQKGTARVSTVEHLMSALAGLGIDNLHIDLTAEEVPIMDGSAGTFVYLLRSAGIQEQPAAKKFLRVLKPVEVREGEGGDEKWARLEPYDGFALSFAIDFHHPAIDATANFAEIDFANDSYVKSIARARTFGFVNEFEALLAAGLARGGSLDNAIVMDEFRVLNSDGLRYEDEFVKHKILDAIGDLYLIGKPLVARYVACKSGHGLNNQLARALLADETAWELVSYESAVTAPKAYTREWKLA from the coding sequence ATGTTACGTCAACGCACCCTGAAAAACGCCATTAGTACCAAAGGCGTGGGTTTGCATTCCGGCCGTCGGGTTGAAATCACCTTGCGCCCGGCAGAACCCAATACGGGCATCGTCTTCCACCGGGTTGACTTGCCCGAAGTGGTCGATTTCCCCGCCCAGGCTCATTTTGTGGGCGGTACGCGCATGGCGTCAGTTTTGCAAAAGGGAACAGCTCGCGTTTCCACTGTTGAGCATCTTATGTCCGCGCTTGCGGGCTTGGGCATCGATAACCTGCACATCGACCTCACAGCAGAGGAAGTGCCTATTATGGACGGTAGTGCGGGAACATTTGTTTATTTGCTGCGTTCAGCGGGTATTCAAGAGCAGCCTGCCGCCAAGAAGTTTTTACGCGTTCTTAAGCCGGTCGAGGTTCGGGAAGGTGAAGGGGGCGACGAGAAATGGGCACGGCTCGAACCATACGATGGTTTCGCATTGTCTTTTGCTATTGATTTCCATCACCCTGCAATCGATGCAACGGCCAATTTTGCTGAAATTGACTTTGCCAACGACTCTTACGTTAAGTCCATTGCGCGGGCACGCACCTTTGGTTTTGTGAACGAATTTGAGGCGTTGCTGGCTGCAGGGCTTGCTCGTGGCGGTAGTCTCGATAACGCCATCGTCATGGATGAGTTCCGTGTTTTGAATTCCGATGGCTTGCGTTACGAAGACGAATTTGTGAAGCATAAAATTCTTGACGCCATTGGCGATTTATACCTTATTGGTAAGCCGTTGGTGGCGCGGTACGTTGCTTGTAAATCGGGTCATGGTTTGAACAACCAGCTTGCCAGGGCATTGTTGGCCGATGAAACAGCATGGGAATTGGTTAGTTATGAGTCGGCTGTTACCGCCCCTAAAGCTTATACCCGAGAGTGGAAGCTGGCATAG
- the murG gene encoding undecaprenyldiphospho-muramoylpentapeptide beta-N-acetylglucosaminyltransferase has product MNTKTLLVMAGGTGGHIMPGLAVAEEMQTRGWRVVWLGHPEKMEGHLVAARGLPMEPLRFSGLRGKGAGALLALPFRLFRACLQARKALRRVQPDVVLGMGGYVAFPGGLMARLAGIPLLVHEQNAIAGTANRWLARMARKVLVGFPGALPGALMVGNPVRSDVISRLPAQQRYGQRQGPLRLLVLGGSLGARPLNQVVPAALALLSPQARPIVTHQSGEQHLDSVRHSYETHEIKANCVAFIEDMGAALAQADVLICRAGAMTVAEVAAAGVAALFVPLPHAIDDHQTANARYLSDCHGGWLQPQRAFTPEWLAKWLGEQTRDGLAIVAGHAHEHAFLNAAQMIADACESAVRRSA; this is encoded by the coding sequence ATGAATACCAAAACCCTTTTGGTCATGGCAGGCGGTACCGGCGGTCATATTATGCCGGGTTTGGCTGTTGCCGAAGAAATGCAAACCCGTGGCTGGCGCGTGGTCTGGCTGGGGCATCCAGAAAAGATGGAAGGGCATTTGGTTGCCGCGCGCGGCCTTCCCATGGAGCCGTTACGTTTTTCCGGCTTGCGTGGAAAAGGTGCAGGAGCATTGTTGGCACTGCCGTTTCGTTTGTTTCGTGCCTGCCTGCAGGCGCGCAAAGCTTTGCGTAGAGTTCAGCCTGACGTTGTTTTGGGCATGGGCGGATATGTTGCTTTCCCCGGTGGGTTGATGGCCCGATTGGCCGGTATTCCGCTGTTGGTCCATGAACAGAATGCGATTGCCGGCACGGCAAATCGCTGGCTTGCTCGTATGGCACGTAAAGTGCTGGTGGGGTTTCCGGGTGCTTTGCCGGGCGCATTGATGGTAGGTAATCCGGTCCGCTCGGACGTCATCAGCAGGTTGCCGGCGCAACAACGGTATGGTCAGAGACAAGGGCCTTTGCGTCTTTTGGTTCTTGGAGGAAGTTTGGGCGCGCGTCCGTTGAATCAGGTCGTGCCTGCTGCGCTGGCGCTTTTGTCGCCGCAAGCGCGTCCTATTGTGACGCATCAATCAGGTGAGCAGCATTTGGATAGTGTTCGGCACAGTTATGAAACGCATGAAATAAAAGCAAACTGTGTTGCGTTTATTGAAGATATGGGAGCGGCTTTGGCGCAAGCTGATGTGTTGATTTGTCGTGCCGGCGCGATGACGGTGGCGGAAGTTGCTGCGGCCGGAGTAGCAGCTTTGTTTGTTCCTTTACCGCATGCCATTGATGATCATCAAACCGCTAATGCGCGTTATCTGAGCGATTGTCATGGGGGGTGGCTTCAACCGCAAAGGGCTTTTACTCCGGAGTGGCTAGCAAAATGGCTGGGTGAGCAAACACGCGACGGGCTGGCTATTGTGGCGGGCCATGCACATGAACATGCATTTTTGAACGCGGCGCAAATGATTGCCGATGCATGCGAGAGCGCCGTCAGGAGGTCCGCATGA
- a CDS encoding cell division protein FtsQ/DivIB has product MVNEARVINFLANMLALLAVVAMIAGFVVWLVQRPYFSITQIKIEPMESQSLSYVSAPTVQATIAGRLAGNFFTIDLDKARSVFEAVPWVRHASVRRVWPNTLQVRFEEQQPLAIWNDGQMINTWGEAFSANQGELPDNARLPRFSGPEDAERLVVQRYAELLRWFAPLGLTVDQIELSPRYAWSVKLSDGLHLNLGRDPAADVADPHGRSGAVSFASRIERFVRNWPALAARLQGQVASADLRYPDGFAITLAPATQSSGE; this is encoded by the coding sequence ATGGTGAACGAGGCCCGGGTAATCAACTTCTTGGCGAACATGCTGGCACTGCTGGCAGTAGTTGCCATGATTGCCGGGTTTGTTGTCTGGTTAGTCCAGCGCCCTTATTTTTCCATCACGCAGATCAAGATTGAACCTATGGAGTCTCAGAGTTTGAGTTACGTTTCGGCCCCAACTGTTCAGGCAACCATTGCGGGACGGCTGGCGGGAAATTTCTTCACCATTGACCTTGATAAGGCGCGCAGCGTTTTTGAGGCAGTGCCATGGGTACGGCACGCCAGTGTGCGGCGGGTGTGGCCCAATACCTTGCAGGTTCGATTTGAAGAGCAACAACCATTGGCAATTTGGAACGATGGCCAAATGATTAATACCTGGGGCGAGGCGTTCAGCGCTAATCAGGGTGAGTTACCCGACAATGCCCGTTTACCCCGATTCTCCGGGCCGGAAGATGCAGAGCGTTTGGTGGTGCAGCGCTATGCCGAATTATTGCGTTGGTTTGCGCCGTTGGGACTCACTGTTGATCAGATTGAACTAAGCCCACGTTATGCGTGGTCTGTGAAGCTGTCGGATGGCTTGCATTTGAATTTAGGTCGCGATCCAGCGGCTGATGTGGCTGATCCGCATGGCCGCTCCGGTGCGGTTTCTTTTGCATCCCGAATTGAAAGGTTTGTTCGAAATTGGCCGGCGTTGGCCGCTCGCCTGCAGGGGCAGGTGGCCAGCGCCGATTTACGTTATCCCGACGGCTTTGCCATTACTTTGGCGCCGGCTACTCAATCATCTGGTGAATAA
- a CDS encoding D-alanine--D-alanine ligase, translated as MSLDYGRVGVLYGGTSAEREVSLMSGKGVYEALRSRGVDAHLFDTGERSLTELVQSGFDRVFIALHGRYGEDGTVQGLLELMGVPYTGSGTMASSLAMNKIMTKRIWLNAGLPTPGYAVVQSEEGLDEALQHVGMPLIVKPPHEGSTLGITKVTDESELLAAYRLAARFDTEVLLETFVDGRELTVPVLGKGREVRALPAVEIIAPGGNYDYEHKYLSNDTRYVCPAEVGKDLTVQLIHLAEQAYIELGCEGWGRADFMLDKHGQPWLLEMNTSPGMTSHSLVPMGAAAAGLDYADLCLAILETASCKVQASDPMSL; from the coding sequence ATGAGTCTTGATTATGGTCGCGTAGGCGTTTTGTACGGTGGCACCTCTGCCGAGCGCGAGGTTTCTCTAATGTCGGGTAAAGGCGTTTATGAGGCTTTACGTAGCCGTGGGGTGGACGCGCATTTGTTTGATACGGGGGAACGTAGCCTCACGGAATTGGTGCAGTCGGGTTTCGACCGTGTTTTTATTGCGCTGCATGGGCGTTACGGTGAAGACGGAACAGTGCAGGGCTTGTTGGAACTCATGGGGGTGCCCTATACCGGAAGTGGAACGATGGCTTCCAGCCTGGCTATGAACAAAATCATGACCAAACGCATTTGGTTGAATGCCGGTTTACCGACGCCAGGTTATGCCGTAGTGCAGTCAGAGGAAGGGTTGGATGAGGCGTTGCAGCACGTTGGAATGCCGTTAATTGTGAAGCCGCCTCATGAAGGGTCGACGCTTGGCATTACCAAGGTGACTGACGAAAGCGAGTTGCTGGCAGCCTATCGTTTGGCTGCTCGTTTCGATACCGAAGTGCTGCTTGAGACATTTGTGGACGGGCGTGAATTGACCGTGCCGGTATTAGGCAAAGGTCGTGAGGTCAGAGCACTGCCGGCCGTTGAAATTATCGCACCGGGTGGTAATTACGATTATGAACATAAATACCTTTCGAATGACACGCGTTATGTGTGTCCGGCGGAAGTGGGTAAAGACTTGACTGTGCAATTGATTCATTTAGCGGAACAGGCTTATATCGAATTGGGTTGCGAAGGCTGGGGGCGTGCCGATTTCATGCTTGACAAACATGGTCAGCCTTGGTTGCTTGAAATGAATACTTCGCCTGGAATGACAAGTCACTCTTTAGTGCCGATGGGGGCTGCAGCGGCAGGACTGGATTATGCCGACTTATGTTTGGCGATACTCGAGACGGCGTCGTGCAAAGTGCAGGCGTCGGATCCCATGAGTCTATAA
- the ftsA gene encoding cell division protein FtsA produces the protein MTRDIKDLIVALDIGTSKVVAVVAEILPEGRFEVIGLGQHESQGMRKGVVVNIEATVNSIQRALEEAELMADCKIREVYTGIAGSHITSFNSSGMVAVKDKEVTPTDVARVIETAKAVNIPTDQQVLHVLTQEFIVDSQEDIREPIGMSGLRLEVRVHIVTGAVSAAQNIVKCVRRCGLEVQDLILQPLASSMACLTSDEKELGVVLVDIGGGTTDIAIYTGGAIRHTAVIPIAGDQITSDIAAMLRTPTPDAEEIKLRYGIAKQILVNPDEQIEVPGLGDRPNRQVKRQALGAVIEPRVEELFTFVQQVVRESGYEDLLASGVVLTGGTALLPGIVELAEDVFLKPVRIAVPSYEGSLVDVMRNPRFSTVMGLLTEARVQRARGKKVAQQKGSVKTILARMKEWFMN, from the coding sequence ATGACTCGTGACATCAAGGACTTGATCGTTGCCCTGGATATCGGTACCAGCAAAGTCGTTGCGGTGGTAGCCGAAATTTTGCCTGAGGGCCGTTTTGAAGTAATCGGACTGGGTCAACACGAATCACAGGGCATGCGTAAAGGCGTGGTGGTCAATATTGAAGCAACCGTTAATTCTATTCAGCGGGCACTCGAAGAGGCAGAGCTGATGGCCGACTGCAAGATTCGAGAGGTTTATACCGGTATTGCGGGCAGCCACATCACCAGTTTTAACTCGAGTGGGATGGTTGCCGTTAAAGACAAGGAAGTGACGCCAACCGATGTGGCGCGTGTCATTGAAACCGCTAAAGCCGTCAATATCCCAACGGATCAACAGGTGTTGCATGTCTTAACCCAAGAGTTCATTGTCGACTCCCAGGAAGATATTCGAGAGCCCATTGGGATGAGTGGTCTACGTCTTGAAGTTCGTGTGCACATCGTGACGGGCGCAGTGAGCGCCGCGCAAAACATCGTGAAGTGCGTCAGGCGTTGTGGTCTTGAGGTGCAGGATTTGATTTTGCAGCCGTTGGCTTCCAGCATGGCTTGCCTGACCTCCGACGAGAAAGAGTTGGGTGTTGTACTGGTTGATATCGGCGGTGGCACGACGGATATCGCCATTTACACAGGCGGGGCGATACGTCATACGGCTGTTATTCCTATCGCCGGTGATCAAATTACCAGCGATATTGCCGCCATGCTGCGTACGCCGACACCGGATGCCGAGGAAATCAAGCTGCGTTACGGGATCGCCAAGCAAATTTTGGTGAATCCGGATGAGCAGATTGAAGTGCCGGGGTTGGGAGATCGACCCAATCGCCAGGTTAAGCGTCAGGCGCTGGGTGCGGTTATCGAGCCCCGCGTGGAAGAGTTGTTTACGTTTGTACAGCAAGTGGTGCGGGAGTCGGGTTATGAAGATTTGCTGGCTTCGGGTGTGGTGCTGACTGGCGGAACAGCGCTGTTGCCGGGCATTGTCGAGCTGGCTGAAGACGTATTTCTGAAACCGGTACGCATTGCGGTTCCATCTTACGAAGGCAGTTTGGTCGATGTGATGCGTAATCCGCGCTTTTCTACGGTTATGGGGTTGTTGACAGAGGCGCGGGTACAGCGCGCCAGGGGAAAGAAAGTGGCGCAACAGAAAGGTAGCGTAAAGACCATTCTTGCCCGAATGAAAGAATGGTTTATGAATTAG
- a CDS encoding DciA family protein, with product MSRFARSHSPSKENKQSLSAIDWLGQSRQSADVLATARRMIEMEHIISQALPGNLVTACRVARVDHQDLTLAVPSAAHAAKLRQLAPRIVQRLGQHGWNINQLQVKVQAGLNQHATNVSRKKEVNLLDEQALTSFEELYSNTPPGPLAESLKRLIERHRASLT from the coding sequence ATGTCCCGTTTCGCACGCAGCCATTCCCCTTCGAAAGAAAACAAGCAAAGCTTGTCGGCCATCGATTGGCTCGGCCAAAGTCGGCAAAGCGCCGACGTCCTGGCTACCGCCCGGAGAATGATTGAAATGGAGCATATTATTTCTCAGGCCCTACCTGGCAACCTCGTCACGGCCTGCCGAGTAGCCCGAGTCGACCATCAAGACCTTACACTGGCAGTTCCCAGCGCGGCTCATGCTGCAAAACTCAGACAACTTGCTCCCCGAATCGTTCAACGACTGGGTCAACACGGCTGGAACATTAACCAATTACAAGTCAAGGTTCAAGCGGGTTTAAACCAACACGCAACAAATGTGTCACGCAAAAAAGAGGTCAATCTGCTCGATGAACAGGCTTTGACCTCTTTCGAAGAGTTGTATAGTAACACCCCACCCGGCCCTCTGGCTGAATCCCTGAAGCGCCTGATTGAGCGGCACCGAGCCTCCCTAACGTAA
- the ftsZ gene encoding cell division protein FtsZ, which translates to MMNFEMLDTNNSGTVIKVVGVGGAGGNAVAHMIRSGISGVEFICANTDAQALAATEAPVQIRLGRTGLGAGAKPDQGRAAAETAREEIRAALNGANMVFITAGMGGGTGTGAGPVVAEVAKELGILTVGVVTKPFSFEGSRRLKMAEEGIAELAKHVHSLIVVLNENLYDLMDEDATQEDCFKSADDVLHNACAGIAEIINVEGNVNVDFEDVKTIMGEQGQAMMGTAISSGANRAREAAEQAIACPLLEGVDLNGARGILVNITASRTLKMRETREIMETIRGYAAEDATVIYGTAYDESMGESLRVTVVATGLGRATSRPQLVQNNQEARRTGTDDAPFTNAGHDMQSAEVPTVIRNPRSQASAQVRALETAGMDHFDIPAFLRKQAD; encoded by the coding sequence ATTATGAATTTCGAAATGCTCGATACCAACAATAGCGGAACGGTCATCAAGGTCGTTGGCGTAGGGGGTGCAGGCGGTAATGCGGTTGCACACATGATTCGTTCAGGGATTAGCGGCGTGGAGTTTATTTGCGCCAATACTGATGCCCAGGCACTGGCGGCTACCGAAGCGCCTGTGCAAATTCGTTTGGGCCGCACCGGCCTGGGGGCCGGCGCCAAGCCGGATCAAGGGCGTGCGGCTGCCGAAACAGCGCGTGAAGAAATTCGCGCGGCATTGAACGGCGCCAATATGGTATTCATTACTGCCGGTATGGGTGGCGGTACAGGTACCGGTGCAGGCCCTGTTGTTGCTGAAGTAGCCAAAGAACTGGGTATTCTCACTGTGGGTGTCGTCACCAAGCCATTCTCGTTTGAGGGCTCGCGTCGTCTGAAAATGGCCGAGGAAGGAATTGCGGAGCTGGCCAAGCACGTTCATTCGTTGATCGTCGTTCTGAATGAAAATCTGTACGACCTCATGGACGAGGATGCGACGCAGGAAGACTGCTTCAAGTCGGCTGACGATGTGTTGCATAATGCTTGCGCAGGTATTGCCGAGATCATCAATGTCGAAGGTAATGTGAACGTCGACTTCGAAGACGTCAAGACGATTATGGGTGAACAAGGCCAGGCCATGATGGGTACGGCTATTTCTTCTGGCGCAAATCGCGCACGCGAAGCTGCCGAGCAGGCGATTGCTTGCCCATTGCTTGAGGGTGTCGACCTGAACGGCGCGCGTGGCATTTTGGTCAATATCACGGCCAGCCGTACGCTTAAAATGCGTGAAACTCGCGAGATCATGGAAACGATTCGTGGCTATGCCGCTGAAGATGCAACCGTTATTTACGGAACGGCTTACGATGAGTCCATGGGTGAAAGTCTGCGTGTTACGGTTGTGGCTACTGGCCTGGGCCGCGCGACCAGCCGTCCGCAACTGGTTCAAAACAACCAGGAAGCGCGCAGGACAGGTACGGATGACGCGCCGTTTACGAATGCCGGTCATGATATGCAGAGCGCGGAGGTTCCAACTGTTATCCGCAACCCTCGAAGCCAGGCGTCGGCGCAAGTGCGTGCACTGGAAACAGCCGGTATGGATCACTTCGATATTCCGGCATTCCTGCGTAAACAAGCCGATTAA
- the ftsW gene encoding putative lipid II flippase FtsW, with protein MSLFAELTSGINAVKPGRTRLPLLDMSVLIVAVSLVLFGLLMVYSASIALADGPRYANYGRYYFVFRHATFITLGLIAAIFAFSIPMRVWEKLAVPLFLLCLLLLVIVLIPGIGREVNGARRWLPLGPVNFQPSEMMKLAICLYAAAYTVRKREHMQSFSRGFLPMAFALAAVGSAVLLEPDLGAFIVIVAIAVGLLFIGGLNGRLFSALIGILLTSFVLLIWLAPWRRERLFAYLDPWNPDNIYGSAYQLSHSLIALGRGEWFGVGLGASVEKLHYLPEAHTDFIVAVIGEELGFVGVAAVVAAFLLLIWRAFDIGRQAFAMERVFNGLVAQGVALWFGIQAFINIGVCVGLLPTKGLTLPLVSYGGSGIVMNMAAVALLLRVDFESRNMMRGKRT; from the coding sequence ATGAGTTTATTTGCGGAACTGACCAGTGGCATCAATGCGGTTAAGCCGGGGCGCACCCGTTTGCCGCTGTTGGACATGAGTGTGTTGATTGTTGCCGTGTCTTTGGTGCTGTTTGGTTTGTTAATGGTTTATTCCGCCTCCATTGCTCTGGCGGATGGACCACGTTACGCAAATTACGGGCGGTATTATTTTGTCTTCCGGCATGCCACTTTTATTACGTTGGGCCTTATCGCGGCGATTTTCGCTTTTAGCATTCCAATGCGTGTATGGGAGAAGCTGGCGGTACCATTGTTTCTCCTTTGTCTGTTGCTTCTTGTCATTGTATTGATTCCGGGGATTGGCCGTGAAGTCAATGGCGCGCGTCGTTGGTTACCCCTTGGGCCGGTGAATTTTCAGCCTTCCGAAATGATGAAACTTGCGATTTGTCTCTATGCCGCCGCGTATACGGTACGCAAACGGGAGCATATGCAAAGTTTTTCCAGAGGCTTTCTGCCTATGGCGTTCGCGTTGGCTGCTGTCGGCAGTGCGGTGCTGCTTGAACCCGATCTGGGCGCATTTATTGTTATTGTTGCCATCGCAGTTGGCTTGCTGTTTATTGGGGGGTTGAACGGGCGCTTGTTTTCAGCATTGATTGGCATTTTGCTTACCAGTTTTGTGTTGTTGATTTGGTTGGCGCCATGGCGTCGTGAACGTCTATTTGCGTACTTGGACCCCTGGAATCCCGACAACATTTACGGTAGCGCGTATCAACTTTCGCACTCTTTAATTGCGCTGGGGCGCGGCGAGTGGTTTGGTGTCGGTCTCGGTGCCAGTGTTGAGAAGTTGCATTATTTGCCTGAAGCGCATACCGACTTCATTGTTGCGGTAATCGGGGAGGAGCTGGGGTTTGTCGGTGTGGCGGCGGTTGTCGCCGCGTTTCTCCTGTTGATATGGCGGGCCTTCGATATTGGGCGTCAAGCCTTCGCGATGGAGCGGGTCTTTAACGGTTTGGTTGCGCAAGGTGTGGCTTTATGGTTTGGTATTCAGGCTTTTATCAATATAGGTGTATGTGTGGGTTTATTGCCCACCAAAGGCCTGACGTTACCCCTGGTTAGCTATGGCGGATCGGGCATTGTGATGAATATGGCCGCGGTCGCTTTGTTGCTGCGTGTCGACTTCGAGAGCCGCAACATGATGAGGGGGAAACGGACATGA
- a CDS encoding M23 family metallopeptidase — protein sequence MRIILLNKRSGGLARLAERGISLWLVVPALAGLVVLSALGGAWAYGQHIMSNLPTLVSLDVRQAEKERLELESQMLKASLHQLGEKVGQLQARLIEMDGVSKRLAEVAGVNYTNPEVQETLNGSTVVSDDKAQAMVFDSAEALGRELDTMAQRLDRQRDGLAMLDMVMTRRAGLEASLPSLSPVDFPYMTSSYGWRRHPISGRNKMHEGLDFAAPHGAPIHAASGGMVVFAGYRTGYGKTVEIQHSHNLVTVYAHASSLQVKRGDLVEKGQLIANVGSTGQSTGPHLHFEVRVAGQPLDPSLFLPDPNEPEVRLADASDDLQADSAEVR from the coding sequence GTGCGAATAATTTTGTTAAACAAGCGGTCGGGCGGCTTGGCCCGCCTAGCTGAGCGTGGTATTAGCTTGTGGCTGGTGGTGCCGGCATTGGCAGGCTTGGTGGTTTTGTCTGCCTTGGGTGGTGCCTGGGCTTATGGTCAGCATATTATGTCGAATCTTCCCACACTTGTCAGCCTTGATGTTCGGCAGGCTGAAAAAGAGCGTTTGGAGCTGGAGTCGCAAATGCTTAAGGCCAGCCTGCACCAGCTTGGTGAGAAAGTAGGGCAGTTGCAGGCGCGTCTCATTGAAATGGATGGCGTTAGCAAGCGTCTGGCTGAAGTGGCGGGAGTCAACTATACGAACCCGGAAGTACAGGAAACGCTGAATGGCAGCACGGTTGTGAGCGACGACAAGGCGCAGGCCATGGTGTTTGATTCAGCGGAAGCGTTAGGGCGTGAACTTGATACGATGGCTCAACGGCTCGATCGACAGCGAGATGGGCTGGCGATGCTCGATATGGTCATGACGCGACGCGCGGGCCTCGAAGCAAGCCTTCCCTCGTTGTCTCCGGTCGACTTTCCTTACATGACGTCATCTTATGGTTGGCGTCGTCACCCCATCTCGGGGCGCAACAAAATGCACGAAGGGCTGGATTTTGCCGCACCCCATGGCGCACCGATTCATGCCGCGTCGGGCGGAATGGTGGTGTTCGCCGGCTATCGAACCGGTTATGGCAAAACCGTCGAGATCCAGCATAGTCACAACCTCGTAACCGTTTATGCGCATGCCTCAAGCTTGCAGGTTAAAAGGGGTGACCTGGTGGAAAAAGGACAACTTATCGCCAATGTCGGTTCTACCGGCCAATCAACGGGGCCACATCTTCATTTCGAGGTTCGGGTTGCGGGTCAGCCTCTGGATCCGTCGCTTTTTTTGCCGGACCCCAACGAGCCTGAAGTCCGCTTGGCTGATGCCTCAGACGATCTGCAAGCTGATAGTGCCGAGGTACGTTAA
- the murC gene encoding UDP-N-acetylmuramate--L-alanine ligase produces MKHRIQSIHFVGIGGSGMSGIAEVLLNLGYAISGSDIQESAVTRRLASLGARVMIGHDAANIKGVGALVTSTAVTSDNPEVLAARAARIPVVPRALMLAELMRLKRGIAVAGTHGKTTTTSLVASVLAAGDLDPTFVIGGRLTSAGANARLGQGDYIVVEADESDASFLNLLPVMAIITNIDVDHMDTYGHDVARLKSAFIEFTHRLPFYGSAVVCSDDAYVKEIIPFISRPVTTYGFNEEALIRAVNVKPREARMSFDVMRRTSSGELPVLSVTLNLPGRHNVQNALAAIAVATELGVEDAAIVSALAEFNGVGRRFTQVGNFPVSAAHGGGEFTLIDDYGHHPVEMQATLEAARGAWPNRRIVLAFQPHRYTRTRDCFEDFVKVLSRADAVLLTEVYAAGEPALVAADGRALTRAVRVAGKVEPVFVENVADMPQAILDFVEDGDVVIVMGAGSISKVPSRVGELV; encoded by the coding sequence ATGAAGCATCGAATTCAAAGTATTCATTTTGTGGGGATCGGTGGCTCTGGCATGAGCGGTATTGCCGAGGTTCTTTTGAATCTTGGATATGCCATTAGCGGTTCGGATATTCAGGAGTCGGCCGTCACGCGACGTTTAGCGTCTTTAGGCGCGCGTGTCATGATTGGCCATGACGCCGCCAATATCAAAGGCGTGGGCGCGTTGGTCACCTCAACGGCTGTCACATCCGACAATCCCGAGGTCTTGGCAGCCCGGGCTGCGCGAATTCCGGTTGTTCCGCGCGCCTTGATGCTGGCTGAACTGATGCGACTGAAGCGTGGCATCGCGGTGGCAGGGACACATGGAAAAACAACGACCACCAGTTTGGTCGCAAGTGTGTTGGCTGCAGGTGATCTCGATCCCACCTTCGTGATTGGGGGGCGGTTAACGTCTGCAGGTGCAAATGCTCGTTTGGGACAGGGCGACTACATCGTTGTTGAGGCCGATGAGTCTGATGCCTCATTCCTTAATTTGCTACCCGTGATGGCGATCATCACTAATATTGACGTTGACCATATGGATACCTATGGTCACGATGTCGCCCGATTGAAAAGTGCATTCATTGAGTTTACACATCGTTTGCCGTTCTACGGCAGTGCCGTCGTGTGTAGTGATGATGCGTATGTAAAGGAAATTATTCCTTTTATCTCGCGTCCGGTAACAACGTATGGTTTTAATGAAGAAGCGCTGATTCGTGCAGTTAACGTGAAGCCGCGCGAAGCCAGGATGTCATTTGATGTGATGCGACGTACCTCGTCGGGCGAGCTGCCTGTGCTGTCTGTTACCTTGAACTTACCCGGGCGCCACAATGTACAGAACGCCTTGGCGGCTATTGCGGTTGCGACTGAGTTGGGTGTGGAGGATGCCGCGATCGTTTCGGCGCTGGCTGAATTTAATGGCGTTGGGCGGCGTTTTACTCAAGTTGGGAATTTCCCGGTGTCTGCAGCGCACGGTGGTGGGGAATTTACTCTGATCGACGACTATGGCCATCATCCGGTTGAGATGCAGGCAACACTTGAGGCGGCCAGAGGAGCCTGGCCGAATCGTCGTATCGTTCTTGCATTTCAGCCGCATCGATATACCCGCACGCGAGACTGTTTCGAGGATTTTGTAAAAGTATTAAGCCGTGCGGATGCCGTATTGCTAACAGAGGTTTATGCCGCAGGCGAGCCGGCTCTGGTTGCCGCCGATGGTCGTGCGTTAACGCGCGCGGTGCGTGTTGCCGGCAAAGTTGAGCCTGTATTTGTAGAGAACGTTGCCGATATGCCTCAGGCCATTTTGGATTTTGTTGAAGATGGTGACGTCGTGATTGTGATGGGGGCGGGATCAATCAGCAAGGTGCCGTCTAGAGTGGGGGAGTTGGTATGA